A genomic region of Zea mays cultivar B73 chromosome 6, Zm-B73-REFERENCE-NAM-5.0, whole genome shotgun sequence contains the following coding sequences:
- the LOC100384479 gene encoding Dehydration-responsive element-binding protein 1C translates to MEYAAVGYGYGYGYDERQEPAESADGGGGGDDEYATVLSAPPKRPAGRTKFRETRHPVYRGVRRRGPAGRWVCEVREPNKKSRIWLGTFATPEAAARAHDVAALALRGRAACLNFADSARLLQVDPATLATPDDIRRAAIQLADAASQQDETAAVAADVVAPSQADDVAAAAAAAAAMYGGGMEFDHSYCYDDGMVSGSSDCWQSGAGAGGWHSIVDGDDDDGASDMTLWSY, encoded by the coding sequence ATGGAGTACGCCGCCGTCGGCTACGGCTACGGGTACGGGTACGACGAGCGCCAGGAGCCGGCGGAGTccgcggacggcggcggcggcggcgacgacgagtACGCGACGGTGCTGTCGGCGCCACCCAAGCGGCCGGCGGGGCGGACCAAGTTCCGGGAGACGCGGCACCCCGTGTACCGCGGCGTGCGGCGGCGCGGGCCCGCGGGGCGCTGGGTGTGCGAGGTCCGCGAGCCCAACAAGAAGTCGCGCATCTGGCTCGGCACCTTCGCCACCCCCGAGGCCGCCGCGCGCGCGCACGACGTGGCCGCGCTGGCCCTGCGGGGCCGCGCCGCGTGCCTCAACTTCGCCGACTCGGCGCGCCTGCTCCAGGTCGACCCCGCCACGCTCGCCACCCCCGACGACATCCGCCGCGCCGCCATCCAGCTCGCCGACGCCGCCTCGCAGCAGGATGAGACTGCCGCCGTTGCCGCTGACGTGGTCGCGCCCTCGCAGGCGGAcgacgtcgccgccgccgccgccgccgcggcggcgATGTACGGCGGCGGCATGGAGTTCGACCACTCGTATTGCTACGACGACGGGATGGTGAGCGGGAGCAGCGACTGCTGGCAaagcggcgccggcgccggcggatGGCATAGCATCgtggacggcgacgacgacgacggcgccaGCGACATGACGCTCTGGAGCTACTGA
- the LOC100192700 gene encoding peroxisomal membrane protein PEX11-1 isoform X1, with amino-acid sequence MASLDAVRGDLALLILYLNKAEARDKICRAIQYGSKFISNGEPGPAQNVDKSTSLARKVFRLCKFVNDLHALISPPAKGTPLPLILLGKSKNAMLSTFLFLDQIVWAGRTGIYKNKERAEFLGRIAFYCFLGSNTCTAIIELAELQRLSTSMKKLEKELKHQELYKNEQYRMKLHKSNERLLALVKSSLDIVVAVGLLQLAPKKVTPRVTGAFGFASSLIACYQLLPSPPAKQSK; translated from the exons ATGGCTTCTCTGGACGCCGTGCGAGGAGACCTCGCCCTGCTGATTCTGTACCTGAACAAGGCCGAGGCGCGGGACAAGATCTGCCGAGCGATCCAGTACGGGTCCAAGTTCATCAGCAACGGGGAGCCAGGGCCTGCGCAGAACGTCGACAAGTCCACCAGCCTGGCCCGGAAAGTGTTCCGGCTCTGTaag TTCGTCAACGACCTGCACGCTTTGATCAGCCCTCCTGCCAAGGGGACTCCGCTCCCGCTGATCCTACTCGGGAAG TCCAAGAACGCGATGCTGTCGACTTTCCTCTTCCTGGACCAGATCGTGTGGGCGGGGAGGACAGGAATATACAAG AACAAGGAGCGGGCGGAGTTTCTCGGGAGGATAGCGTTCTACTGCTTCCTCGGCTCCAACACCTGCACGGCCATCATCGAG CTAGCCGAGCTGCAACGGCTGTCCACGTCGATGAAGAAGCTGGAGAAGGAGCTGAAGCACCAAGAGCTGTACAAG AACGAGCAGTACCGCATGAAGCTGCACAAGTCGAACGAGCGGCTGCTGGCGCTCGTCAAGTCGAGCCTGGACATCGTGGTGGCCGTGGGGCTCCTGCAGCTGGCCCCGAAGAAGGTGACCCCCCGCGTCACGGGCGCGTTTGGCTTCGCCAGCTCCCTCATCGCTTGCTACCAG CTGCTTCCAAGCCCACCAGCAAAGCAGAGCAAGTGA
- the LOC103629414 gene encoding ATP-dependent zinc metalloprotease FTSH 8, mitochondrial has protein sequence MRCGGGGRPLVFRRLVDHFQLGDRAVAPPAETRGATCLPPPPTPTGGACLRSSSSGLVSILVNTPLSPRPRRDPSRLDPDGPVPPPSHAHGAAAAAADMTLAALARALDRSARSSRPRQGFQLGGLRQSPAPPLQPPVHGGEGGAAGFVRSYLTAASSAALGNPSAGKTVDWRYVLASPHFRRLFSDGSKKNYENYYPKGKKEVPKGDGTNKSESKQESNTDEGWNFQDNAMKQMQNFLAPLLILGLMLSSMSSSFADQKEVCNFLGPQKTNNTVASPCVPNPVSNSC, from the exons ATGcggtgcggcggcggcggcaggccaCTGGTTTTCCGTCGGCTTGTTGATCATTTCCAGCTCGGAGACAGGGCCGTGGCGCCGCCCGCGGAAACGCGTGGGGCTACCTGCCTGCCGCCGCCCCCGACACCGACCGGAGGCGCCTGCCTCCGCTCCTCCTCGTCCGGACTCGTTTCGAT tttggtgaacACACCTCTATCGCCCCGACCTCGACGCGACCCCTCTCGCTTGGATCCGGACGGCCCGGTCCCTCCGCCCTCCCATGCgcacggcgccgccgccgccgcagccgaCATGACGCTCGCAGCCCTCGCCCGTGCCCTCGACCGGTCCGCGCGCTCCTCCCGCCCGCGCCAG GGTTTCCAGCTCGGGGGCCTCCGGCAGTCGCCCGCGCCACCGCTACAGCCGCCTGTCCACGGCGGTGAGGGTGGGGCGGCAGGATTTGTTCGCAGCTACCTGACTGCGGCCTCGTCGGCAGCTCTTGGGAATCCATCCGCGGGCAAGACTGTGGATTGGAGATATGTCCTCGCCAGCCCACATTTCCGACGCCTCTTCTCGGACGGGTCCAAGAAGA ACTACGAGAACTATTACCCCAAGGGTAAGAAGGAGGTGCCTAAAGGAGATGGTACAAACAAGTCTGAATCTAAGC AGGAATCCAATACAGATGAAGGATGGAATTTTCAGGATAATGCTATGAAACAGATGCAGAATTTCCTTGCGCCTTTATTGATTCTTGGCCTGATGCTATCATCCATGTCATCTAGCTTCGCAGACCAGAAGGAG GTCTGCAATTTCTTGGGGCCACAGAAAACTAACAATACTGTTGCAAGTCCTTGTGTACCAAATCCTGTCTCTAATTCATGTTAG